A stretch of Chitinophaga caeni DNA encodes these proteins:
- a CDS encoding lmo0937 family membrane protein, whose amino-acid sequence MNHLFYALAVLLFLAWLLGVFIFAMGGVFHLLIVLAIISFLFQLAKTTSNHP is encoded by the coding sequence ATGAACCATTTATTTTATGCTTTAGCCGTTTTGTTATTCTTAGCTTGGCTGCTTGGAGTGTTTATTTTTGCCATGGGAGGAGTTTTTCACTTGCTGATAGTATTAGCAATCATTTCATTTCTATTTCAACTAGCTAAAACAACTAGCAACCATCCTTAA
- a CDS encoding carboxypeptidase-like regulatory domain-containing protein has protein sequence MMNRLILLLGLIALFFLVGVHEAQAQVTVRGKIKEANSNKVLYPATVRNVNKKTTAFADQGGNYKINAEVLDTIVISFVGYEADTFVVRVTNGYYQHDADLEPGERFLHEVEVTDRYNAYQLDSIARRDEFAVFLEQPKRQLTETDTHTGFGIRFSPFTRYSKREKDKRKFKEFYAQNEEVQYTRYRYSPGFVKKVTGLDGDSLTKFMEKYTPSYNELRDMSNETLIFWTSERALKFRGKPVPKGNN, from the coding sequence ATGATGAATCGTTTAATTCTGTTACTAGGACTCATAGCCTTATTTTTTCTCGTAGGAGTGCATGAAGCACAAGCCCAGGTTACCGTTAGAGGTAAAATTAAAGAGGCCAACTCGAACAAGGTACTTTATCCTGCCACGGTCAGAAATGTTAATAAGAAAACGACTGCTTTTGCCGACCAGGGCGGTAATTACAAGATCAATGCAGAAGTATTGGATACTATCGTGATTTCCTTTGTTGGATACGAGGCCGATACTTTCGTGGTAAGGGTCACGAACGGTTACTACCAGCACGATGCAGATTTGGAACCGGGGGAAAGATTCCTGCACGAAGTAGAGGTGACGGATCGGTATAATGCTTACCAGCTCGATTCCATTGCACGCAGGGACGAATTTGCCGTTTTCTTGGAACAGCCCAAGCGACAGTTAACAGAAACCGATACCCACACCGGGTTTGGCATCCGGTTCAGTCCTTTCACACGCTATAGCAAGAGAGAAAAGGATAAGCGGAAATTCAAGGAGTTTTACGCGCAGAATGAAGAAGTGCAATATACCAGGTACCGTTATTCCCCCGGGTTCGTGAAGAAAGTAACGGGCTTGGACGGGGATTCACTCACAAAATTCATGGAAAAATATACGCCCTCGTATAATGAGTTAAGGGATATGTCTAACGAAACACTCATTTTTTGGACTTCGGAAAGGGCATTGAAATTTAGAGGTAAGCCGGTACCTAAAGGGAATAATTAG
- a CDS encoding S1 family peptidase — MNDMHLVQEIDRYLSGEMDAAERAAFESLRDNNPEVDQMVVAQQLLIKQLESHGQRKNLHQKMQDIHQRMDIPALAMEAQKAPQRKILWMKRKTLINLAGAACIALCTSLATIYFTQNASHKSTVAQYEDVKRELTKVQNSQKALVSDINNKNARRGPVNPGNFGGTCFAIAKNGLMITNYHVVAGADSIYIQNNKGEAFKAVSIFEDITRDLAVIQVVDSNFKNQNIPYSLKTNNIHVGEEVFTMGFPRDEIVYGKGYISAQTGFNGDTAAYQVAIPVNPGNSGAPLLDNDGNIIGIITGKQTSSDGIAFAVKSINLKRLFDEMPKDKLAKKDLQHQKSGLDHLKRGDQIKKLEDFVYMVKVYNQ, encoded by the coding sequence ATGAACGACATGCACCTGGTACAAGAAATTGATCGCTACCTGTCTGGCGAGATGGACGCTGCCGAAAGGGCCGCTTTCGAATCCTTGCGGGATAATAACCCGGAAGTGGATCAAATGGTGGTGGCGCAACAATTGCTCATCAAGCAATTGGAAAGTCACGGCCAAAGGAAAAACCTACATCAAAAAATGCAAGATATCCACCAACGTATGGATATCCCCGCCCTCGCAATGGAAGCTCAAAAAGCGCCACAACGTAAAATATTGTGGATGAAACGCAAGACTTTGATCAACTTGGCCGGCGCGGCATGTATTGCTTTATGTACCTCCCTGGCAACGATTTACTTTACCCAGAACGCTTCCCATAAAAGCACCGTCGCTCAATACGAGGACGTTAAACGGGAATTAACGAAAGTTCAAAATTCTCAAAAAGCATTGGTGAGCGACATTAATAATAAGAATGCCCGCCGCGGCCCGGTGAACCCGGGTAACTTCGGAGGGACCTGTTTCGCGATTGCCAAAAACGGACTGATGATTACAAATTACCACGTAGTTGCCGGCGCCGATTCGATTTACATTCAAAATAATAAAGGGGAAGCTTTTAAAGCGGTCAGCATTTTTGAAGATATTACCCGGGACCTGGCCGTGATACAGGTAGTGGACTCCAACTTTAAGAACCAAAATATCCCCTATTCCCTCAAAACAAATAATATCCATGTGGGCGAAGAAGTCTTTACCATGGGATTCCCGAGGGATGAGATCGTTTACGGCAAAGGATATATCAGCGCGCAAACCGGCTTTAATGGAGATACGGCAGCTTACCAAGTAGCCATCCCCGTAAATCCCGGAAACAGCGGCGCTCCTTTACTGGACAATGATGGTAACATCATTGGTATCATTACCGGGAAACAAACATCCAGCGATGGTATCGCTTTCGCGGTAAAATCGATCAACTTAAAGCGTCTTTTCGACGAGATGCCTAAAGATAAACTCGCGAAGAAAGATCTACAGCATCAGAAAAGCGGCTTGGATCATCTGAAACGGGGCGACCAGATTAAAAAATTAGAAGATTTTGTGTACATGGTAAAGGTGTATAACCAATAA
- a CDS encoding RNA polymerase sigma factor, with amino-acid sequence MNNLLHIEKDQELLDGLANNSDKALETIYLENFPMILRMILLNNGSEDDAKDIFQEAIIVLFEKVKDGNFVLSSKLKTFLYSVCRRLWLKKLQSSNNLYPINDSLDEIIPVEDALEEHEQKDAQFKVMEKAMSHIGEPCKTILEDYYMHKRSMQEIADKFGYTNAENAKNQKYKCLVRLKKLFFAQYK; translated from the coding sequence GTGAATAATCTATTACACATAGAAAAGGATCAAGAATTGTTGGATGGGCTCGCTAACAATAGCGATAAAGCATTGGAAACTATATATTTAGAGAATTTTCCAATGATTTTAAGAATGATTTTGCTCAACAATGGTTCAGAGGATGATGCCAAGGATATATTCCAAGAGGCGATTATCGTGTTGTTTGAAAAGGTCAAAGACGGCAACTTTGTTTTATCCAGCAAATTGAAAACATTCCTGTATTCGGTTTGCAGGCGATTATGGCTCAAGAAGTTACAATCTTCCAATAACCTTTACCCTATCAACGACAGCCTGGATGAAATTATCCCTGTAGAAGATGCACTGGAAGAACATGAACAGAAAGACGCCCAGTTCAAAGTCATGGAAAAAGCCATGTCACACATCGGGGAGCCTTGTAAGACGATCTTGGAAGATTATTACATGCATAAGAGAAGCATGCAAGAGATTGCCGATAAGTTTGGTTATACCAATGCCGAAAATGCTAAGAACCAGAAATATAAATGCCTGGTTAGATTGAAGAAATTATTTTTTGCTCAATATAAATAA